A region of Daphnia carinata strain CSIRO-1 chromosome 10, CSIRO_AGI_Dcar_HiC_V3, whole genome shotgun sequence DNA encodes the following proteins:
- the LOC130700186 gene encoding NADH dehydrogenase [ubiquinone] 1 beta subcomplex subunit 8, mitochondrial-like, with translation MAALIKKALINPVLRNNGIHRLQFVRLAAYWNKDWKPGPYPKTDAERIAAAKKYGLLPQDYEPYPDDGLGYGDYPKLPLVSADMKDSLYNWDYPEMKRDFGEPMHTQYDAFTEEKLSNARTRYSAKHMWGSFLGIMGGFLALHLLCEYNDWYLRHPWTPPQYPNQGKTHYTYEPVD, from the exons ATGGCTGCGCTCATTAAGAAAGCCTTGATCAATCCTGTTCTTCGGAATAATGGGATCCATCGGTTACAGTTCGTCAGATTAGCAGCCT ATTGGAACAAGGACTGGAAACCCGGTCCGTATCCCAAAACAGATGCTGAAAGAATTGCAGCAGCAAAAAAGTATGGCCTGCTTCCCCAGGACTATGAACCCTATCCTGATGATGGATTGGGATATGGTGACTATCCAAAGCTCCCGCTTGTTTCTGCTGACATGAAAGATTCCCTATATAATTGGGACTATCCTGAAATGAAGAGAGATTTTGGAGAACCA ATGCACACACAGTATGATGCTTTCACCGAAGAAAAGCTCAGCAATGCTAGAACACGCTACTCAGCAAAGCATATGTGGGGATCATTTCTAGGAATTATGGGTGGATTCCTTGCTCTTCACTTATTGTGTGAATACAATGACTGGTATCTGAGACATCCATGG acACCACCGCAATATCCTAACCAAGGGAAGACCCACTACACTTATGAGCCAGTGGATTAA
- the LOC130699639 gene encoding leucine-rich repeat protein soc-2 homolog isoform X2 yields the protein MRKTPKNRNTEFPPSAAAAERLADYKGVASLTSPELDGHPILSANEMPEVNEGNPAPSSSSSSKDNKEKKLSSGSLSSGGCDGARPKVVTVKHPESNKPKPTVKKNKPIQADLDVAKEFTRCKEEGKSRLDLSKSSVTLLPPSVRDLTHLTEFYLYGNKLACLPPEIGCLVNLSTLALSENSLTALPDSLANLRCLRVLDLRHNKLHEIPDVVYKLHSLTTLFLRFNRIRVVGDEIRQLTHLTMLSLRENKIRELPAGIGRLTNLITFDVSHNHLEHLPEEIGNCVQLSSLDLQHNELLDIPESIGQLRNLNRLGLRYNRLTSVPRSLSNCVHMDEFNVEGNAISHLPDGLLSSLSQLTSITFSRNSFTAYPSGGPSQFINVHSINLEHNQVDKIPYGIFSRAKHLAKLNMKENLLTSLPLDIGTWVNMVELNLGTNQLNKVPDDIALLQSLEVLILSNNNLKRVPNSIGNLRKLRVLDLEENKLETLPNEIGFLRDLKKLIVQSNQLTSLPRAVGHLSNLTYLSVGENNLSYIPEEIGTLETLESLYLNDNLNLHNLPFELALCSSLQIMSIENCPLSQIPAEIVAGGPSLVIQFLKMQGPYRSM from the exons ATGAGAAAAACTCCTAAGAATCGAAACACTGAATTTCCACCTTCAGCTGCTGCTGCAGAGAGATTAGCTGATTATAAGG GTGTGGCAAGTCTTACTTCTCCTGAATTAGACGGTCATCCTATACTTTCGGCAAACGAAATGCCAGAAGTGAACGAAGGCAATCCTGCTCCGTCATCTAGTTCCAGTTCTAAAGACAACAAG GAGAAGAAGTTATCTTCCGGCTCACTAAGTTCGGGGGGTTGCGATGGAGCTCGCCCAAAGGTGGTCACAGTTAAGCACCCCGAATCGAACAAACCAAAACCAACAGTTAAAAAGAACAAGCCAATTCAAGCTGATTTGGATGTTGCCAAAGAATTCACGCGTTGCAAAGAAGAAG GGAAATCACGATTGGACTTATCCAAATCAAGTGTGACCTTGCTACCTCCCTCAGTTCGTGACCTAACTCATTTGACCGAATTCTACCTCTACGGAAACAAATTGGCGTGTCTTCCTCCTGAAATAGGATGTTTAGTAAATCTTTCAACTTTGGCGCTCAGTGAAAATTCTCTGACAGCCTTGCCAGATAGCTTGGCCAACTTGCGTTGTCTCCGCGTACTTGATCTACGACATAACAAATTGCATGAGATCCCCGACGTTGTTTACAAACTTCATTCTTTGACCACCCTATTTCTGCGCTTCAATCGGATCCGTGTAGTCGGTGACGAGATCCGTCAACTCACTCATTTAACGATGTTAAGCTTGCGTGAAAACAAGATCCGAGAACTGCCAGCTGGAATTGGTCGGCTGACAAATTTGATTACATTTGACGTGTCTCACAATCACTTGGAGCATTTACCCGAAGAGATTGGCAATTGCGTTCAGCTTTCGTCTCTGGATCTGCAACACAATGAGCTCCTCGACATCCCGGAGAGTATCGGCCAACTGCGTAATCTCAACCGCCTGGGTTTACGATACAATCGATTGACAAGTGTACCCAGATCCCTGAGTAACTGTGTGCATATGGACGAGTTTAATGTCGAAGGCAACGCCATTTCCCATCTTCCCGATGGGCTTTTGTCTTCACTGAGTCAACTGACTTCTATCACCTTCTCCCGCAACTCCTTTACCGCTTATCCATCGGGCGGACCTTCCCAATTCATCAACGTACACAGCATCAACCTGGAGCACAATCAAGTAGACAAAATTCCGTATGGAATATTCTCTCGAGCCAAACATTTGGCCAAACTGAACATGAAGGAAAACCTATTGACGTCATTACCATTGGATATTGGGACGTGGGTCAACATGGTGGAACTTAATCTCGGTACTAACCAACTTAACAAAGTCCCTGACGATATCGCTCTTCTTCAATCTCTTGAG GTGTTGATCCTATCGAACAATAATCTAAAGCGAGTGCCAAACAGCATCGGCAATCTGCGCAAACTAAGAGTGCTTGatttggaagaaaacaaactcgaAACTTTGCCCAACGAGATTGGATTTTTACgtgatttaaagaaattaatcGTCCAGTCGAATCAACTAACTTCTTTACCACGGGCAGTAGGCCACCTCTCTAATTTGACCTACCTTAGTGTAGGGGAAAATAATCTGTCCTACATACCGGAGGAAATCGGTACGCTCGAGACCCTGGAATCACTCTATCTGAATGATAATCTGAATTTGCACAATCTGCCGTTTGAATTGGCATTGTGTTCCAGTCTACAGATTATGAGTATCGAAAACTGTCCGCTGTCGCAAATTCCGGCTGAGATAGTAGCGGGAGGCCCTTCCCTAGTTATCCAGTTCCTTAAAATGCAGGGCCCTTATCGTTCTATGTAA
- the LOC130699639 gene encoding leucine-rich repeat protein soc-2 homolog isoform X1 has translation MRKTPKNRNTEFPPSAAAAERLADYKGVASLTSPELDGHPILSANEMPEVNEGNPAPSSSSSSKDNKTGFAKSSQAQAHCQPRVIEKKLSSGSLSSGGCDGARPKVVTVKHPESNKPKPTVKKNKPIQADLDVAKEFTRCKEEGKSRLDLSKSSVTLLPPSVRDLTHLTEFYLYGNKLACLPPEIGCLVNLSTLALSENSLTALPDSLANLRCLRVLDLRHNKLHEIPDVVYKLHSLTTLFLRFNRIRVVGDEIRQLTHLTMLSLRENKIRELPAGIGRLTNLITFDVSHNHLEHLPEEIGNCVQLSSLDLQHNELLDIPESIGQLRNLNRLGLRYNRLTSVPRSLSNCVHMDEFNVEGNAISHLPDGLLSSLSQLTSITFSRNSFTAYPSGGPSQFINVHSINLEHNQVDKIPYGIFSRAKHLAKLNMKENLLTSLPLDIGTWVNMVELNLGTNQLNKVPDDIALLQSLEVLILSNNNLKRVPNSIGNLRKLRVLDLEENKLETLPNEIGFLRDLKKLIVQSNQLTSLPRAVGHLSNLTYLSVGENNLSYIPEEIGTLETLESLYLNDNLNLHNLPFELALCSSLQIMSIENCPLSQIPAEIVAGGPSLVIQFLKMQGPYRSM, from the exons ATGAGAAAAACTCCTAAGAATCGAAACACTGAATTTCCACCTTCAGCTGCTGCTGCAGAGAGATTAGCTGATTATAAGG GTGTGGCAAGTCTTACTTCTCCTGAATTAGACGGTCATCCTATACTTTCGGCAAACGAAATGCCAGAAGTGAACGAAGGCAATCCTGCTCCGTCATCTAGTTCCAGTTCTAAAGACAACAAG ACTGGTTTTGCTAAGTCTTCACAAGCTCAAGCTCATTGTCAACCAAGAGTGATT GAGAAGAAGTTATCTTCCGGCTCACTAAGTTCGGGGGGTTGCGATGGAGCTCGCCCAAAGGTGGTCACAGTTAAGCACCCCGAATCGAACAAACCAAAACCAACAGTTAAAAAGAACAAGCCAATTCAAGCTGATTTGGATGTTGCCAAAGAATTCACGCGTTGCAAAGAAGAAG GGAAATCACGATTGGACTTATCCAAATCAAGTGTGACCTTGCTACCTCCCTCAGTTCGTGACCTAACTCATTTGACCGAATTCTACCTCTACGGAAACAAATTGGCGTGTCTTCCTCCTGAAATAGGATGTTTAGTAAATCTTTCAACTTTGGCGCTCAGTGAAAATTCTCTGACAGCCTTGCCAGATAGCTTGGCCAACTTGCGTTGTCTCCGCGTACTTGATCTACGACATAACAAATTGCATGAGATCCCCGACGTTGTTTACAAACTTCATTCTTTGACCACCCTATTTCTGCGCTTCAATCGGATCCGTGTAGTCGGTGACGAGATCCGTCAACTCACTCATTTAACGATGTTAAGCTTGCGTGAAAACAAGATCCGAGAACTGCCAGCTGGAATTGGTCGGCTGACAAATTTGATTACATTTGACGTGTCTCACAATCACTTGGAGCATTTACCCGAAGAGATTGGCAATTGCGTTCAGCTTTCGTCTCTGGATCTGCAACACAATGAGCTCCTCGACATCCCGGAGAGTATCGGCCAACTGCGTAATCTCAACCGCCTGGGTTTACGATACAATCGATTGACAAGTGTACCCAGATCCCTGAGTAACTGTGTGCATATGGACGAGTTTAATGTCGAAGGCAACGCCATTTCCCATCTTCCCGATGGGCTTTTGTCTTCACTGAGTCAACTGACTTCTATCACCTTCTCCCGCAACTCCTTTACCGCTTATCCATCGGGCGGACCTTCCCAATTCATCAACGTACACAGCATCAACCTGGAGCACAATCAAGTAGACAAAATTCCGTATGGAATATTCTCTCGAGCCAAACATTTGGCCAAACTGAACATGAAGGAAAACCTATTGACGTCATTACCATTGGATATTGGGACGTGGGTCAACATGGTGGAACTTAATCTCGGTACTAACCAACTTAACAAAGTCCCTGACGATATCGCTCTTCTTCAATCTCTTGAG GTGTTGATCCTATCGAACAATAATCTAAAGCGAGTGCCAAACAGCATCGGCAATCTGCGCAAACTAAGAGTGCTTGatttggaagaaaacaaactcgaAACTTTGCCCAACGAGATTGGATTTTTACgtgatttaaagaaattaatcGTCCAGTCGAATCAACTAACTTCTTTACCACGGGCAGTAGGCCACCTCTCTAATTTGACCTACCTTAGTGTAGGGGAAAATAATCTGTCCTACATACCGGAGGAAATCGGTACGCTCGAGACCCTGGAATCACTCTATCTGAATGATAATCTGAATTTGCACAATCTGCCGTTTGAATTGGCATTGTGTTCCAGTCTACAGATTATGAGTATCGAAAACTGTCCGCTGTCGCAAATTCCGGCTGAGATAGTAGCGGGAGGCCCTTCCCTAGTTATCCAGTTCCTTAAAATGCAGGGCCCTTATCGTTCTATGTAA
- the LOC130699941 gene encoding coiled-coil domain-containing protein 130 homolog: MGERKGVNKYYPPDWRPEMGSINKYHGTHALRERANKLHLGILIIRFEMPYNIWCEGCPDKSIPIGMGVRYNAEKTKVGMYYSTPIYQFRFKCHLCPNYIVMKTDPGNLDYVIVSGARRQERRWDPLDNEQVVPEEKSTSQKLATDAMFKLEHGEKDALKSKTAAPVIDRLQDHRERWKDDYRTNRILRDQFRAAKKDLKAKAAIDAALLSKASLDIKLLPQSEDDKKIASLLRLNPTQTPEERQQDVRQTIDSRPLFSSPDTAESTSRRSVMPNPFVKDPRAKSSSSALTRHDLGVCLKPKDTRDSEDVSSTSSSAKAGPSKLVSLCNYTSSSSDEDSQ, translated from the exons ATG GGTGAGCGAAAAGGCGTCAATAAATATTATCCACCCGATTGGAGGCCAGAAATGGGATCCATTAATAA ATATCATGGCACTCATGCATTACGAGAAAGGGCAAACAAGCTCCACCTTGGCATTCTCATCATCAGATTTGAAATGCCATATAATATCTGGTGTGAAGGTTGTCCCGATAAATCCATTCCTATTGGAATGGGTGTAAG GTATAATGCTGAAAAGACAAAAGTGGGAATGTATTATTCAACCCCGATCTACCAATTTCGTTTTAAATGCCATCTTTGCCCGAACTACATTGTCATGAAAACAGACCCAGGG AATTTAGACTATGTAATTGTCTCAGGGGCaagaagacaagaaagaaGGTGGGATCCCTTGGACAATGAACAA GTTGTTCCTGAAGAAAAAAGTACTAGCCAAAAATTGGCTACAGACGCAATGTTTAAACTTGAACATGGCGAGAAAGACGCTTTGAAATCCAAGACTGCGGCACCAGTCATCGACCGATTGCAAGATCACAGAGAAAGGTGGAAAGATGACTATAGGACTAATCGCATTCTGCGAGATCAATTCAGA GCAGCAAAGAAGGACCTGAAAGCGAAAGCTGCAATAGATGCTGCTCTGCTGTCAAAAGCTTCTTTGGATATCAAGCTCCTTCCACAATCggaagatgacaaaaaaattGCCTCCTTATTACGTCTGAATCCAACACAAA CTCCAGAAGAAAGGCAACAGGACGTCCGTCAAACTATCGACTCAAGACCGCTATTCAGTTCGCCAGATACAGCAGAAAGCACCTCCAGGCGAAGTGTAATGCCGAACCCTTTCGTTAAAGATCCACGGGCCAAGAGCTCTAGTTCTGCTTTAACACGCCATGATCTTGGTGTTTGTTTAAAGCCGAAAGATACGCGGGATTCGGAGGATGTATCCAGCACCTCTTCATCAGCTAAGGCTGGTCCATCAAAGTTAGTCAGTCTCTGCAACTATACTTCCAGTAGCAGTGACGAAGATTCTCAATAA
- the LOC130699851 gene encoding RNA polymerase II-associated protein 3-like isoform X1: MTAKAAELQREVRENAEDYQSYLKDLYGWEKEIKCKDEMLKKAPKSLMTGDQQEFSIRNKKTLSASNETISSSSPDVPDSNMMTDHQKKQKAALEKNKGNECFKEGKYHKAIEYYSRAMELSPLDAILPANRAIALIKVNRFTEAEGDCNTSLNLDPTFVKAYHRRGTARANTGKMELALSDFQKVLDIEPHNKAALQEFERLSKLTEKESPKSIVAEHSKDGTSKKRVSFDQFVATKTKSARAVESEVKEKTIELVDLSLRHPSLTVLNEFVPVLNEDKNEPTLKIPIVPVNDTKQECLGIEKIINQYPRTNNTGVKNETTLRAYLDTVPPVPKNCIQFYQDWTKLEKNPSLQYKYLKQIIPAKLPDIFRESLETDILGGILNIWKIEFAERKEPMLPWLTGLSRVKRISAVTLFLSSDQKSDLDFLLAYIKTNGEGTEEERNSVLQKLS, from the exons ATGACCGCCAAAGCAGCAGAACTTCAACGAGAAGTGAGAGAAAATGCTGAAGATTATCAAAGTTACTTGAAAGATTTGTATggatgggaaaaagaaatcaaatgtaAAGATGAAATGCTTAAAAAAGCACCGAAATCTCTGATGACTGGAGATCAg CAGGAATTTTCTATCCGTAACAAGAAGACACTTTCTGCATCAAATGAAACTATTTCTTCAAGCAGTCCAGATGTTCCAGATTCCAATATGATGACAGACCaccagaaaaaacaaaaggctgcacttgaaaaaaataag GGAAATGAATGTTTCAAAGAAGGAAAATATCATAAAGCAATAGAGTACTATTCAAGAGCCATGGAACTTTCTCCTTTAGATGCTATCCTTCCTGCAAATCGGGCAATTGCTTTGATTAAAGTCAATCG ATTTACTGAAGCAGAAGGAGATTGTAACACATCCTTGAATCTTGATCCAACTTTTGTTAAAGCCTATCATCGCCGTGGTACCGCACGGGCTAATACAGGAAAGATGGAACTAGCACTAAGTGATTTCCAAAAAGTGTTAGATATAGAACCACATAACAAAGCAGCTCTGCAAGAATTTGAGCGCCTGTCGAAGCTAACCGAAAAAGAATCACCTAAATCTATCGTGGCAGAACATAGCAAAGACGGCACCAGCAAGAAAAGAGTAAGCTTTGACCAATTCGTGGCTACTAAAACTAAATCGGCTAGAGCTGTAGAAAGTGaagtaaaggaaaaaactaTAGAGCTAGTTGATCTGTCACTTCGCCATCCGTCGCTCACCGTTCTTAATGAGTTTGTTCCGGTATTGAATGAAGACAAAAACGAGCCTACATTGAAAATTCCAATAGTACCAGTAAACGACACAAAACAAGAATGTTTGGGAATCGAGAAAATTATTAATCAATACCCTCGGACTAATAACACTGGAGTGAAAAACGAAACTACATTGCGCGCCTACCTTGACACGGTTCCACCAGTTCCAAAAAATTGCATCCAATTCTACCAAGATTGGACGAAGCTCGAGAAAAATCCCAGTTTACAGTACAAGTATCTTAAG CAAATAATCCCCGCAAAACTTCCCGATATTTTCCGAGAATCCCTTGAAACTGACATTCTTGGCGGGATCCTCAATATCTGGAAAATAGAATTTGCAGAAAGAAAGGAACCCATGCTTCCTTGGTTGACCGGCTTATCTCGAGTCAAGCGAATTAGTGCGGTCACCTTATTTCTATCGTCAGATCAAAAATCag ATTtagattttcttcttgcctaCATCAAGACGAATGGTGAAGGTACAGAAGAAGAACGGAATTCGGTGTTGCAAAAGCTCTCGTAA
- the LOC130699851 gene encoding RNA polymerase II-associated protein 3-like isoform X2 — protein sequence MTAKAAELQREVRENAEDYQSYLKDLYGWEKEIKCKDEMLKKAPKSLMTGDQEFSIRNKKTLSASNETISSSSPDVPDSNMMTDHQKKQKAALEKNKGNECFKEGKYHKAIEYYSRAMELSPLDAILPANRAIALIKVNRFTEAEGDCNTSLNLDPTFVKAYHRRGTARANTGKMELALSDFQKVLDIEPHNKAALQEFERLSKLTEKESPKSIVAEHSKDGTSKKRVSFDQFVATKTKSARAVESEVKEKTIELVDLSLRHPSLTVLNEFVPVLNEDKNEPTLKIPIVPVNDTKQECLGIEKIINQYPRTNNTGVKNETTLRAYLDTVPPVPKNCIQFYQDWTKLEKNPSLQYKYLKQIIPAKLPDIFRESLETDILGGILNIWKIEFAERKEPMLPWLTGLSRVKRISAVTLFLSSDQKSDLDFLLAYIKTNGEGTEEERNSVLQKLS from the exons ATGACCGCCAAAGCAGCAGAACTTCAACGAGAAGTGAGAGAAAATGCTGAAGATTATCAAAGTTACTTGAAAGATTTGTATggatgggaaaaagaaatcaaatgtaAAGATGAAATGCTTAAAAAAGCACCGAAATCTCTGATGACTGGAGATCAg GAATTTTCTATCCGTAACAAGAAGACACTTTCTGCATCAAATGAAACTATTTCTTCAAGCAGTCCAGATGTTCCAGATTCCAATATGATGACAGACCaccagaaaaaacaaaaggctgcacttgaaaaaaataag GGAAATGAATGTTTCAAAGAAGGAAAATATCATAAAGCAATAGAGTACTATTCAAGAGCCATGGAACTTTCTCCTTTAGATGCTATCCTTCCTGCAAATCGGGCAATTGCTTTGATTAAAGTCAATCG ATTTACTGAAGCAGAAGGAGATTGTAACACATCCTTGAATCTTGATCCAACTTTTGTTAAAGCCTATCATCGCCGTGGTACCGCACGGGCTAATACAGGAAAGATGGAACTAGCACTAAGTGATTTCCAAAAAGTGTTAGATATAGAACCACATAACAAAGCAGCTCTGCAAGAATTTGAGCGCCTGTCGAAGCTAACCGAAAAAGAATCACCTAAATCTATCGTGGCAGAACATAGCAAAGACGGCACCAGCAAGAAAAGAGTAAGCTTTGACCAATTCGTGGCTACTAAAACTAAATCGGCTAGAGCTGTAGAAAGTGaagtaaaggaaaaaactaTAGAGCTAGTTGATCTGTCACTTCGCCATCCGTCGCTCACCGTTCTTAATGAGTTTGTTCCGGTATTGAATGAAGACAAAAACGAGCCTACATTGAAAATTCCAATAGTACCAGTAAACGACACAAAACAAGAATGTTTGGGAATCGAGAAAATTATTAATCAATACCCTCGGACTAATAACACTGGAGTGAAAAACGAAACTACATTGCGCGCCTACCTTGACACGGTTCCACCAGTTCCAAAAAATTGCATCCAATTCTACCAAGATTGGACGAAGCTCGAGAAAAATCCCAGTTTACAGTACAAGTATCTTAAG CAAATAATCCCCGCAAAACTTCCCGATATTTTCCGAGAATCCCTTGAAACTGACATTCTTGGCGGGATCCTCAATATCTGGAAAATAGAATTTGCAGAAAGAAAGGAACCCATGCTTCCTTGGTTGACCGGCTTATCTCGAGTCAAGCGAATTAGTGCGGTCACCTTATTTCTATCGTCAGATCAAAAATCag ATTtagattttcttcttgcctaCATCAAGACGAATGGTGAAGGTACAGAAGAAGAACGGAATTCGGTGTTGCAAAAGCTCTCGTAA
- the LOC130699851 gene encoding RNA polymerase II-associated protein 3-like isoform X3 yields MEFSIRNKKTLSASNETISSSSPDVPDSNMMTDHQKKQKAALEKNKGNECFKEGKYHKAIEYYSRAMELSPLDAILPANRAIALIKVNRFTEAEGDCNTSLNLDPTFVKAYHRRGTARANTGKMELALSDFQKVLDIEPHNKAALQEFERLSKLTEKESPKSIVAEHSKDGTSKKRVSFDQFVATKTKSARAVESEVKEKTIELVDLSLRHPSLTVLNEFVPVLNEDKNEPTLKIPIVPVNDTKQECLGIEKIINQYPRTNNTGVKNETTLRAYLDTVPPVPKNCIQFYQDWTKLEKNPSLQYKYLKQIIPAKLPDIFRESLETDILGGILNIWKIEFAERKEPMLPWLTGLSRVKRISAVTLFLSSDQKSDLDFLLAYIKTNGEGTEEERNSVLQKLS; encoded by the exons GAATTTTCTATCCGTAACAAGAAGACACTTTCTGCATCAAATGAAACTATTTCTTCAAGCAGTCCAGATGTTCCAGATTCCAATATGATGACAGACCaccagaaaaaacaaaaggctgcacttgaaaaaaataag GGAAATGAATGTTTCAAAGAAGGAAAATATCATAAAGCAATAGAGTACTATTCAAGAGCCATGGAACTTTCTCCTTTAGATGCTATCCTTCCTGCAAATCGGGCAATTGCTTTGATTAAAGTCAATCG ATTTACTGAAGCAGAAGGAGATTGTAACACATCCTTGAATCTTGATCCAACTTTTGTTAAAGCCTATCATCGCCGTGGTACCGCACGGGCTAATACAGGAAAGATGGAACTAGCACTAAGTGATTTCCAAAAAGTGTTAGATATAGAACCACATAACAAAGCAGCTCTGCAAGAATTTGAGCGCCTGTCGAAGCTAACCGAAAAAGAATCACCTAAATCTATCGTGGCAGAACATAGCAAAGACGGCACCAGCAAGAAAAGAGTAAGCTTTGACCAATTCGTGGCTACTAAAACTAAATCGGCTAGAGCTGTAGAAAGTGaagtaaaggaaaaaactaTAGAGCTAGTTGATCTGTCACTTCGCCATCCGTCGCTCACCGTTCTTAATGAGTTTGTTCCGGTATTGAATGAAGACAAAAACGAGCCTACATTGAAAATTCCAATAGTACCAGTAAACGACACAAAACAAGAATGTTTGGGAATCGAGAAAATTATTAATCAATACCCTCGGACTAATAACACTGGAGTGAAAAACGAAACTACATTGCGCGCCTACCTTGACACGGTTCCACCAGTTCCAAAAAATTGCATCCAATTCTACCAAGATTGGACGAAGCTCGAGAAAAATCCCAGTTTACAGTACAAGTATCTTAAG CAAATAATCCCCGCAAAACTTCCCGATATTTTCCGAGAATCCCTTGAAACTGACATTCTTGGCGGGATCCTCAATATCTGGAAAATAGAATTTGCAGAAAGAAAGGAACCCATGCTTCCTTGGTTGACCGGCTTATCTCGAGTCAAGCGAATTAGTGCGGTCACCTTATTTCTATCGTCAGATCAAAAATCag ATTtagattttcttcttgcctaCATCAAGACGAATGGTGAAGGTACAGAAGAAGAACGGAATTCGGTGTTGCAAAAGCTCTCGTAA
- the LOC130699748 gene encoding peroxisomal N(1)-acetyl-spermine/spermidine oxidase-like, whose amino-acid sequence MKQVIIVGAGVSGLAAASRLIHNGLSPSSVTILEAQNHIGGRVHTIVTNEGIPLELGAQWVHGQEGNVVFEMGKAAQELNTDIQTLESSGFADNVVFGFEDYKIDKEQVRELMQVIESLKDTSKSDLSKWNKSLGEYYEERFKEFLDGGSLSKLDRSIARAFFEWYHLMENVIDGSDNWEETCGSGHLHYQECPGDPLVTWKRGYSTLFNILMKNLPCCHNGLQMPLSDRILLNKAVDTIDWDPVCDTAEGEKKIEITCTDGTLYVADFVIITSSLGFLKSNFDSLFVPSLPPFKKRAIQGLGFGTVDKIFIKFKNPWWSSDWGGVSLLRQHPEGVKSNASRSQWSDHILGFYTVRLHPNILIAWVTGKAAREAEKLSENEILEVCSTLLKKYVGADFAYTEPIGLIRSTWFSNPFTLGSYSYRSMKSKEMNVWASDLAQPVYDSSGYPRLFFAGEATHDFFYSTVHGAVETGWREADRIAKYCNGFQNAKL is encoded by the exons ATGAAGCAGGTAATTATTGTTGGTGCTGGAGTCTCTGGGTTGGCTGCTGCTTCAAGGCTTATTCATAATGGCTTAAGCCCTTCGAGTGTTACAATACTAGAAGCTCAGAATCATATTGGTGGAAGAGTCCACACCATTGTGACCAATGAAG GAATTCCATTGGAGTTGGG GGCCCAATGGGTACATGGCCAAGAAGGAAATGTTGTATTTGAAATGGGTAAAGCAGCTCAGGAGCTAAATACTGATATTCAGACTTTAGAATCCAGTGGTTTTGCTGATAATGTAGTCTTTGGTTTTGAAGACTACAAAATAGATAAAGAACAAGTAAGGGAACTTATGCAGGTGATAGAATCCCTAAAAGACACTTCCAAAAGTGATCTGTCTAAATGGAACAAATCCTTGGGAGAGTATTATGAAGAAAG ATTTAAGGAATTTCTCGATGGAGGTTCGCTCTCTAAGTTGGACCGTTCGATAGCGCGAGCCTTTTTTGAGTGGTACCATCTGATGGAAAATGTGATAGATGGATCAGATAACTGGGAAGAAACGTGTGGGTCGGGGCACTTACATTACCAAGAATGTCCAGGAGATCCTTTAGTCACATGGAAACGAGGATATAGCACCCTTTTCAATATCCTAATG AAAAATTTACCATGTTGTCACAACGGTCTTCAAATGCCCCTTTCAGATCGTATTTTGCTCAATAAGGCAGTAGATACCATTGACTGGGATCCTGTCTGCGATACTGCggaaggcgaaaaaaaaattgaaattacCTGTACAGACGGAACACTGTATGTGGCCGATTTCGTTATAATCACTAGTTCTCTTGGATTCCTGAAGTCGAACTTTGATAGCTTGTTTGTTCCTTCTTTGCCGCCCTTCAAAAAGCGAGCTATTCAG GGTCTTGGCTTTGGAACAGTTGACAAAATTTTTATCAAGTTTAAGAACCCTTGGTGGAGTTCCGATTGGGGAGGAGTATCCTTGTTGCGGCAACATCCCGAAGGAGTAAAAAGCAATGCTTCTCGTAGTCAATGGTCAGACCATATTCTCGGGTTTTACACAGTGCGCCTTCATCCGAACATACTCATTGCATGGGTTACTGGGAAAGCGGCACGTGAAGCCGAGAAATTAtccgaaaatgaaattctggAAGTCTGTTCTacgcttttaaaaaaatacgtagGGGCAGATTTTGCCTATACAGAACCCATAGGATTGATCCGTTCAACGTGGTTTAGCAATCCTTTCACCCTGGGATCGTACAGTTACCGATCCATGAAGTCAAAAGAGATGAACGTGTGGGCATCTGATCTTGCTCAGCCGGTCTATGATTCCAGTGGCTATCCTCGGCTCTTTTTCGCTGGCGAGGCAACGCACGATTTTTTCTACAGCACAGTACATGGTGCGGTAGAGACTGGATGGAGAGAGGCGGATCGTATAGCTAAATATTGTAACGGGTTTCAAAATGCAAAACTCTAA